A stretch of Caenorhabditis elegans chromosome IV DNA encodes these proteins:
- the K08E7.8 gene encoding Leucine-rich repeat domain-containing protein (Confirmed by transcript evidence): MSIVMSAGKGVTQVVERCEAAKESGFLDLSSCQLMYMADAVYMLIKGYEITKVSIQDNGFKKFPKKFVIKFPTATILNMANNEISEIPEEVATWTSLKGLNAAKNKISKFPEPFLQLKNLIYLDLNGNQLEEIDVDLFYSSLPALIKLNLSGNEGLGDETKKKLKALKPEKLDLIL; the protein is encoded by the exons ATGTCAATTGTAATGTCAGCCGGCAAAGGAGTGACTCAAGTAGTCGAACGATGTGAAGCTGCAAAAGAATCCGGGTTTTTGG ACCTTTCATCTTGCCAGTTAATGTACATGGCTGACGCGGTGTACATGTTAATTAAGGGATACGAAATCACAAAA GTTAGTATTCAAGATAAcggcttcaaaaaattccccaaaaaatttgtgatcAAATTTCCAACTGCCACTa TCCTAAATATGGCTAACAATGAAATCTCTGAAATTCCCGAAGAAGTTGCCACGTGGACAAGTTTGAAAGGGTTAAACGCTGCGAAGAACaagatttcaaagtttccggAGCCATTTTtacagctgaaaaatttgatctaCTTGGATCTCAACGGTAATCAACTTGAAG aaatcgaCGTGGATTTGTTCTACTCATCTTTACCGGCGCTGATAAAGCTGAACTTGTCTGGAAATGAAGGATTGGGCGATGAAACGAAGAAGAAGTTGAAAGCTTTAAAACCGGAAAAATTGGATCTAATTTTATGA
- the K08E7.6 gene encoding Myb_DNA-bind_5 domain-containing protein (Confirmed by transcript evidence) → MSSRMSRKTLVDTPITPQSSIGHILRAQFALQNQLPEDKPKTIGFNEAENMKLYELYSGRREEYHSTRPSGQRNEEVPMDTLAREWATEITSMGFAERTPAQIKQRIRDMRKFSRKHAHKLGITNMNAGQELERYAEFSWAEPKRRSRGPVPDWMSGLAEIMMSEQDTKADDADSASDIMEATYGPKAKRLKLQRTEMQLHQLQLHLDMKQRELKQEREKEEGNGNDEQEEREKRDVSPETLLIEKKLRLADAKLHTEHLKQQALRLEIASYQRQLQLYDDQQQHQSLASEIASSSSPNEFLNMKINGFLKSHSP, encoded by the exons ATGTCATCACGAATGTCTCGAAAAACGCTAGTCGACACTCCGATCACTCCACAATCATCCATCGGTCACATACTACGAGCACAGTTTGCGCTGCAAAATCAGCTTCCCGAAGATAAACCGAAGACTATCGGGTTTAATG aaGCCGAAAATATGAAGCTATACGAACTATACTCTGGAAGACGTGAAGAATACCACTCAACACGACCATCAGGGCAAAGGAATGAGGAAGTTCCGATG gATACCTTGGCAAGAGAATGGGCCACTGAAATAACGTCGATGGGATTTGCAGAACGGACGCCTGCACAGATTAAGCAACGGATTAGGGATATGAG aaaattctctCGAAAGCATGCCCACAAACTGGGTATCACCAACATGAATGCGGGACAAGAACTCGAACGTTATGCTGAATTTAGTTGGGCCGAGCCAAAACGACGTTCCCGTGGGCCAGTACCCGATTGGATGTCCGGCCTGGCGGAAATCATGATGAGCGAACAGGACACAAAAGCCGACGATGCAGACTCGGCGTCGGACATCATGGAAGCCACTTATGGTCCGAAAGCGAAGAGGCTGAAATTACAAAGGACTGAAATGCAATTGCATCAGTTACAGTTGCATTTGGATATGAAGCAGCGAGAGTTGAAAcaagaaagagagaaagaagaaggaaatGGTAATGATGAGCAGGAGGAACGAGAAAAAAGAGATGTTAGTCCGGAAACTTTGCTTATTGAGAAGAAGTTGAGGTTAGCGGATGCCAAGTTGCATACGGAGCATTTGAAGCAACAG GCTCTCCGTCTGGAAATTGCCAGTTATCAACGCCAGCTCCAACTCTACGATGATCAACAACAACATCAATCTCTAGCGTCTGAAATAGCATCGTCGAGTAGTCCAAACGAATTTCTGAACATGAAAATTAATGGGTTTTTGAAAAGCCATAGTCCAtaa
- the cul-6 gene encoding Cullin-6 (Confirmed by transcript evidence) has translation MSIEAVWGTLQDGLNLLYRREHMSKKYYMMLYDAVYNICTTTTLANSNNNSPEFASEFLYKQLENYIRTYVIAIRDRISACSGDELLGKCTIEWDNFKFSTRICNCIFQYLNRNFVSKKVEDKNGEIVEIYKLALDIWKAEFFDNFKVKTIDAILELILLERCGSTINSTHISSVVECLTELDIYKVSFEPQFLDATKLFYKQEVLNSKETVIEYMITVENRLFQEEYRSRRYLGPSTNDLLIDSCESILISDRLKFLHSEFERLLEARKDEHLTRMYSLCRRVTHGLEDLRVYLEKRILKEGHETLQRLAKDSGLKTTPKEYITKLLEVHEIYFNLINKAFDRNALFMQSLDKASKDFIEANAVTMLAPEKHRSTRSADYLARYCDQLLKKNSKVQDETALDKALTVLKYISEKDVFQLYYQNWFSERIINNSSASDDAEEKFITNLTATEGLEYTRNLVKMVEDAKISKDLTTEFKDIKTEKSIDFNVILQTTGAWPSLDQIKIILPRELSTILKEFDTFYNASHNGRRLNWAYSQCRGEVNSKAFEKKYVFIVTASQLCTLYLFNEQDSFTIEQISKAIEMTAKSTSAIVGSLNPVIDPVLVVDKGNEKDGYPPDAVVSLNTKYANKKVRVDLTTAIKKATADRETDAVQNTVESDRKYEIKACIVRIMKTRKSLTHTLLINEIISQLKSRFTPNVQMIKICIEILIEQLYIRRSENEHNVYEYLA, from the exons ATGAGCATCGAAGCAGTGTGGGGAACATTGCAAGATGGTTTAAATTTGCTGTATCGAAGAGAGCATATGTCGAAGAAGTACTATATGATGCTTTATGA TGCTGTCTATAATATTTGCACAACAACAACACTTGCcaattcaaataataattcGCCAGAATTTGCAAGTGAATTTCTCTACAAACAACTTGAAAACTATATCAGGACATATGTGATTGCAATTCGAGACAGAATATCAGCGTGTTCTGGTGATGAACTACTCGGAAAATGCACCATCGAATGGgacaacttcaaattttctacaagAATCTGCAATTGTATATTTCAGTATTTGaatcgaaattttgtttcgaaaaaagtagaaGACAAGAATGgagaaattgtggaaatttaCAAACTGGCTCTAGACATTTGGAaggctgaattttttgataattttaaagttaaaacaaTCGATGCTATTCTTGAATTGATACTTTTGGAAAGATGTGGATCGACAATTAATAGCACACATATTTCTTCAGTTGTCGAATGTCTGACGGAACTTGATATTTACAAGGTTAGCTTTGAACCCCAGTTCCTTGATGCCACAAAACTCTTTTACAAACAAGAGGTGCTGAATAGTAAAGAGACTGTTATAGAATACATGATAACTGTTGAAAATCGACTGTTTCAAGAAGAATACAGGAGTCGACGATATCTTGGACCATCTACAAATGATCTACTGATTGACTCATGCGAATCTATTTTGATTTCCGATCGGTTGAAGTTCTTGCATAGCGAGTTTGAACGTCTTTTGGAGGCTAGAAAGGATGAGCACCTGACGAGAATGTACAGTTTGTGCAGGAGAGTTACACATGGACTCGAGGATTTGAG GGTGTATCTCGAAAAGCGAATTTTAAAAGAAGGACACGAAACATTGCAAAGACTGGCTAAAGACAGTGGACTAAAAACTACACCAAAGGAATACATAACCAAACTCCTTGAAGTTCACGAGATTTATTTCAACTTGATAAATAAAGCATTCGATAGAAATGCACTTTTCATGCAATCTCTCGACAAAGCTTCTAAGGACTTTATCGAAGCTAATGCTGTGACTATGTTGGCTCCTGAAAAACACCGAAGCACAAGGTCTGCAGACTATCTTGCAAGATATTGTGATCAGCTCTTGAAGAAGAATTCCAAGGTTCAAGATGAAACGGCGCTAGATAAAGCA TTAACGGTGCTCAAGTATATCAGCGAAAAGGATGTCTTCCAATTGTATTATCAAAATTGGTTCAGTGAACGAATCATCAATAATTCTTCAGCAAGTGATGATGCAGAAGAAAAGTTCATTACAAATCTAACTGCAACAGAAGGTCTCGAATATACTCGCAATCTTGTGAAAATGGTCGAAGACGCTAAAATTAGTAAAGATTTGACTACTGAATTCAAAGATATCAAAACGGAAAAGTCGATTGACTTTAACGTTATTCTTCAAACAACTGGTGCATGGCCAAGTTTAGATCAAATCAAGATTATTCTTCCGCGAGAATTATCGACAATTCTCAAAGAGTTCGATACATTCTACAATGCGAGTCATAATGGACGAAGATTGAACTGGGCTTACTCACAATGCCGGGGCGAAGTTAACTCTAAAGCTTTCGAAAAGAAATATGTATTTATT GTTACAGCAAGCCAACTCTGCACGCTCTATCTTTTCAATGAGCAGGACTCGTTCacaattgaacaaatttcCAAAGCTATTGAAATGACTGCAAAGTCAACTTCGGCTATCGTAGGATCTCTTAATCCGGTTATTGATCCAGTGCTAGTAGTTGACAAAGGCAACGAAAAAGATGGATATCCACCTGATGCCGTAGTGAGTTTGAATACGAAGTATGCGAACAAAAAAGTGCGAGTGGATTTGACAACGGCAATTAAAAAAGCAACAGCAGATCGTGAGACAGATGCGGTTCAAAATACAGTTGAAAGCGATAGGAAGTATGAGATCaag GCATGCATCGTAAGAATCATGAAGACACGGAAAAGTCTCACCCACACATTGCTCATTAATGAG ataattagTCAATTGAAAAGCCGGTTTACGCCAAATGTGCAAATGATCAAGATATGCATTGAAATCCTGATTGAGCAGTTGTACATACGTCGATCAGAAAACGAACACAATGTCTATGAGTATTTGGCATAA
- the K08E7.8 gene encoding Leucine-rich repeat domain-containing protein (Confirmed by transcript evidence), with the protein MYMADAVYMLIKGYEITKVSIQDNGFKKFPKKFVIKFPTATILNMANNEISEIPEEVATWTSLKGLNAAKNKISKFPEPFLQLKNLIYLDLNGNQLEEIDVDLFYSSLPALIKLNLSGNEGLGDETKKKLKALKPEKLDLIL; encoded by the exons ATGTACATGGCTGACGCGGTGTACATGTTAATTAAGGGATACGAAATCACAAAA GTTAGTATTCAAGATAAcggcttcaaaaaattccccaaaaaatttgtgatcAAATTTCCAACTGCCACTa TCCTAAATATGGCTAACAATGAAATCTCTGAAATTCCCGAAGAAGTTGCCACGTGGACAAGTTTGAAAGGGTTAAACGCTGCGAAGAACaagatttcaaagtttccggAGCCATTTTtacagctgaaaaatttgatctaCTTGGATCTCAACGGTAATCAACTTGAAG aaatcgaCGTGGATTTGTTCTACTCATCTTTACCGGCGCTGATAAAGCTGAACTTGTCTGGAAATGAAGGATTGGGCGATGAAACGAAGAAGAAGTTGAAAGCTTTAAAACCGGAAAAATTGGATCTAATTTTATGA